One part of the Acinetobacter sp. XS-4 genome encodes these proteins:
- the pgeF gene encoding peptidoglycan editing factor PgeF: MEFVQGLPQGVYVGQTRVQHPLTLATDQHELSGFNLALHVNDEAKRVQQHRMILLDEFAKFGVKKMTWMTQTHSTICHTVNEQIPFKALIGDGLVTQTKGHALMMMTADCLPIVLGNAEGTEVANLHAGWRGLAGGIVENTIAAMQNPPAWAWLGAAISQPCFEIGAEVKAAFCDKYPELEAAFVEGAVSNKFHADLYAIARFILQSLGVKQVLGGDQCSYKQNDEYFSYRRDAKTGRMATFAFI; encoded by the coding sequence ATGGAATTTGTTCAAGGTTTACCTCAAGGCGTATATGTAGGACAGACACGTGTTCAACATCCTTTAACATTAGCAACGGATCAACATGAGCTTTCTGGCTTTAATCTGGCTTTACATGTTAATGATGAGGCAAAACGTGTTCAGCAACATCGCATGATATTGCTAGATGAGTTTGCTAAGTTCGGTGTTAAAAAAATGACATGGATGACTCAAACTCATAGTACGATTTGCCATACAGTAAATGAACAAATTCCTTTTAAGGCTTTAATTGGTGATGGTTTGGTCACTCAAACCAAAGGTCATGCTTTAATGATGATGACCGCTGATTGCTTACCTATTGTGTTAGGAAATGCTGAAGGTACCGAAGTCGCAAACTTGCACGCAGGTTGGCGTGGTTTAGCTGGTGGAATTGTTGAAAACACAATTGCTGCTATGCAGAATCCCCCAGCTTGGGCGTGGTTAGGAGCTGCGATTAGCCAACCTTGTTTTGAAATTGGGGCTGAAGTAAAGGCTGCTTTTTGTGACAAGTATCCTGAGTTGGAAGCAGCTTTTGTTGAGGGGGCAGTTTCAAATAAATTTCATGCAGATTTATATGCAATTGCACGTTTTATTTTGCAGAGTCTAGGTGTGAAACAGGTTTTAGGCGGAGACCAATGCTCTTATAAACAAAACGATGAATATTTTTCTTATCGTCGTGATGCGAAGACTGGGCGTATGGCTACCTTTGCTTTTATATAA
- the rluD gene encoding 23S rRNA pseudouridine(1911/1915/1917) synthase RluD, giving the protein MTSAQSSNTNLSETDFNLLEDSEDADNHTSDTTATRLSLQVQLDETYLGQRIDQVAALVWNEFSREKLKQWLKDGHLLVNGNIVKPKHRCEGTELLTLEVELEAQTTSQPENIPLNIVYEDDDILVINKPVGMVVHPGAGNSSGTLVNALLYHFPKLSELSRAGLVHRIDKDTSGLLVVAKSLEAQFSLSKQLANKSVYRVYDLVVYGNIIAGGTIDEPIKRHPVDRVKMAILPGGRDAVTHYNVKERFKDFTRVQARLETGRTHQIRVHFSYIGYGLIGDQIYMNRVRVPAGASELLIDTLRGFKHQALHAAKLGLKHPRTGEEMLFEAPWPEDFTHLVDVLRSENAAY; this is encoded by the coding sequence ATGACTTCAGCACAATCTTCAAACACAAACTTATCTGAAACCGACTTCAATTTACTTGAAGATTCTGAGGATGCAGATAACCATACTTCTGATACAACTGCAACACGTTTATCGTTGCAAGTTCAGTTAGATGAAACCTATCTGGGACAACGCATCGATCAGGTTGCGGCCTTGGTGTGGAATGAGTTTTCACGTGAAAAGCTTAAACAATGGTTGAAGGATGGCCATCTGTTGGTGAATGGTAACATTGTCAAGCCTAAGCACCGTTGTGAAGGCACAGAGCTGCTTACACTCGAAGTTGAGCTCGAAGCACAAACCACAAGTCAACCTGAAAATATTCCACTTAATATTGTTTATGAAGATGACGATATTTTAGTCATTAATAAACCAGTTGGCATGGTAGTGCATCCAGGGGCTGGCAATAGTTCTGGAACTTTAGTAAATGCTTTGCTTTATCATTTCCCAAAATTGTCGGAACTGTCTCGTGCGGGTTTAGTACATCGTATTGATAAAGATACAAGCGGTTTGTTAGTTGTTGCCAAGAGCCTTGAAGCACAATTTTCCTTAAGTAAACAGTTGGCAAATAAATCGGTTTACCGCGTGTACGACTTAGTTGTTTATGGAAATATTATTGCTGGCGGTACGATTGATGAACCGATCAAACGTCATCCAGTTGACCGTGTAAAAATGGCGATTTTGCCGGGCGGACGAGATGCGGTGACCCACTATAATGTAAAAGAACGTTTTAAAGATTTTACCCGTGTGCAAGCTCGTCTTGAAACAGGTCGAACTCATCAGATTCGTGTGCATTTTAGTTATATCGGTTATGGACTGATCGGTGATCAGATTTATATGAACCGTGTACGTGTACCAGCAGGGGCGTCTGAATTACTCATTGATACTTTGCGTGGTTTTAAACACCAAGCATTGCATGCAGCTAAATTGGGCTTAAAACACCCTCGCACTGGTGAAGAAATGCTATTTGAAGCACCGTGGCCTGAAGATTTTACACATTTAGTGGATGTGTTACGTTCAGAAAACGCTGCATATTAA
- a CDS encoding outer membrane protein assembly factor BamD has product MSLPRYKITMLALSLGVASAFVGCSSNPSKKEVVDSGPQSSEQAYFEKAQKSLDRGQYLDATKSLEAIDTYYPTGQYAQQAQLELLYSKFKQKDYEGTIALAERFIRLNPQHPNVDYAYYVRAVANMEQNYDSLMRYTSLQQSHRDVSYLKVAYQNFVDLIRRFPSSQYSVDAAQRMKFIGQELAENEMTAARFNIKRKAWIAAAERSQWVIEHYPQTPQVPEALATLAYSYNQLGDKATSQQYIEVLKLNYPNLVKKDGTVNMRAARKEGNWINRATLGIFGRESTAATPESTAEAEAPKRGFLNRVSFGLIGNSNKEETEEPEQAPVETSKSDRSWTNRLSFGLLDKPEPQPAENTTVAPAVSSTDVSTDTQSDDATQGTSDAAQ; this is encoded by the coding sequence ATGTCGCTACCACGTTATAAAATTACGATGCTTGCCTTATCTTTAGGTGTAGCGTCTGCATTTGTGGGCTGTAGCAGCAATCCAAGTAAAAAAGAAGTGGTCGATAGTGGCCCACAATCTAGTGAACAAGCTTACTTCGAAAAGGCCCAAAAGTCGCTTGACCGTGGTCAATATCTTGATGCGACCAAGTCTTTAGAAGCAATCGATACTTATTATCCGACTGGGCAATACGCACAACAAGCACAACTTGAACTTCTATATTCAAAATTTAAACAAAAAGATTATGAAGGCACGATTGCCTTAGCTGAACGTTTTATTCGTTTAAATCCTCAACATCCAAATGTAGATTATGCGTACTATGTTCGTGCTGTAGCGAATATGGAGCAAAACTACGACAGTTTGATGCGCTATACCTCTTTGCAACAATCTCATCGTGATGTGAGTTATTTAAAAGTTGCTTATCAGAATTTTGTTGATTTAATTCGTCGTTTCCCAAGTAGCCAATATTCTGTTGATGCTGCTCAGCGTATGAAGTTCATTGGACAAGAACTTGCTGAAAATGAAATGACTGCTGCACGCTTTAACATTAAACGTAAAGCTTGGATCGCTGCTGCCGAACGTTCTCAATGGGTAATTGAACACTATCCACAAACGCCTCAAGTTCCAGAAGCATTAGCGACTTTGGCATATAGCTATAACCAATTAGGTGATAAAGCGACTTCACAACAATATATTGAAGTTTTAAAGCTTAATTACCCTAACTTGGTGAAAAAAGATGGCACTGTTAACATGCGTGCTGCTCGTAAAGAGGGCAACTGGATTAACCGTGCGACTCTAGGTATTTTCGGTCGTGAATCTACGGCTGCAACTCCAGAAAGTACAGCTGAAGCAGAAGCTCCAAAACGTGGTTTCCTCAATCGCGTGAGCTTTGGTTTAATTGGTAATTCGAATAAAGAAGAAACTGAAGAACCAGAACAAGCACCTGTTGAAACCTCAAAATCAGATCGTAGTTGGACAAATCGTTTAAGCTTCGGTTTATTAGATAAACCTGAGCCACAACCAGCAGAAAACACAACTGTTGCTCCTGCTGTTAGTTCTACAGATGTATCGACTGACACTCAATCAGATGATGCAACCCAAGGTACTAGCGACGCTGCTCAATAA
- a CDS encoding DNA primase → MAIPQHTIDQILDRTDIVDLIGQRVKLKKTGRTYSGCCPFHQEKSPSFHVYRDKQYYHCFGCQANGNAIRFLMDIDNRNFIDVMKELSSSAGVELPKDNTENKKLSYTRQVTKPPVAKANTVEPVTPTPQQPTDESYNTLEPVFFDDPFAQFEQPFSFDEPVQEGNLYDLLENIAQFYEHQLPNSQKAKNYFKQRGLTNQTIQFWRLGYAPEDWQHLEKAFPYDIDGLKQLGLIRSSDSGRDFDLLRDRVIFPIRDPKGRVVGFGGRALNDEIKPKYINSPDSEVFHKNQLLYGLYEGRKLKSSDWLMVEGYMDVIALQQYGITGAVATLGTASNTEHLNILFKQNSRITIAFDGDAAGQKAARRTLEIALPLLNDGRELKFFVLPNDHDPDSLIRREGLENFQKLLQQAPLLSDFVFAHLTGQHNISTPEGKSLVMGELRELTELLPKQGSFRYLLNQSFREKLGLGKRFTPQISHDASLSFNIHTKDEDFAIAILMNHPFLYIHFEGLRAYIQQDELLAKVLAILNRIFDDLPDDQELATYYVLGACSSYCHEIADIMQRTNIQALTQAPEVADKLAKEYALGLKERYLRQKLKSPISLIESRNLRQQLNELTKQISLRLLS, encoded by the coding sequence ATGGCAATTCCACAACATACGATTGATCAGATTTTAGATCGCACAGATATTGTCGATTTGATTGGTCAGCGTGTGAAACTGAAAAAGACGGGACGTACATATTCCGGCTGTTGCCCTTTTCATCAAGAAAAATCCCCATCTTTTCATGTCTATCGTGACAAGCAGTATTATCACTGCTTTGGTTGTCAGGCCAACGGTAATGCAATCCGTTTTCTGATGGACATTGATAACCGAAATTTTATAGATGTAATGAAGGAGCTATCGAGTAGCGCTGGAGTCGAACTACCTAAAGATAATACTGAAAATAAAAAGCTATCTTATACCCGTCAGGTTACAAAACCACCAGTTGCGAAAGCAAATACGGTGGAGCCTGTAACTCCAACGCCGCAACAACCAACTGATGAAAGCTATAACACGCTTGAACCTGTATTCTTTGATGATCCATTTGCCCAGTTTGAACAACCTTTTAGTTTTGATGAACCAGTTCAAGAAGGTAATTTATATGACTTACTGGAAAATATTGCTCAGTTCTATGAGCACCAATTACCTAATAGTCAAAAGGCAAAAAATTATTTTAAACAACGGGGCTTAACTAATCAGACTATTCAGTTTTGGCGCTTGGGCTATGCTCCGGAAGACTGGCAACACTTAGAAAAAGCTTTTCCTTACGATATTGATGGTTTAAAACAACTTGGGCTTATCCGTTCAAGTGATAGTGGTCGTGATTTTGACTTATTACGTGACCGTGTCATTTTTCCGATTCGGGACCCTAAAGGCCGTGTCGTTGGTTTTGGTGGTCGTGCCTTAAATGATGAAATCAAGCCTAAATACATTAACTCTCCAGACTCAGAGGTCTTTCATAAAAACCAACTACTTTATGGGCTTTATGAAGGTAGAAAACTCAAATCTAGCGACTGGTTAATGGTTGAAGGCTACATGGATGTCATTGCGCTTCAGCAATATGGCATTACAGGGGCCGTAGCAACTTTAGGAACAGCAAGTAATACAGAACATCTTAATATTTTATTTAAACAAAATAGCCGTATTACCATTGCTTTTGATGGCGATGCTGCGGGTCAAAAAGCAGCACGCAGAACTTTAGAAATTGCTTTACCACTTCTCAATGATGGCCGCGAACTTAAATTTTTCGTACTACCGAATGACCACGACCCGGATTCTCTTATCCGCCGTGAAGGGCTTGAAAACTTCCAGAAACTATTACAACAGGCACCTCTTCTGTCTGATTTTGTCTTTGCTCATTTAACAGGTCAACACAACATCAGCACCCCAGAAGGCAAAAGCTTAGTTATGGGTGAACTTAGAGAACTGACTGAACTATTACCCAAACAGGGCTCTTTCCGTTATTTACTCAATCAATCTTTCCGTGAAAAGCTTGGACTGGGTAAACGTTTTACACCACAAATCAGCCATGATGCCTCGCTCTCATTTAACATTCACACGAAAGATGAAGACTTCGCGATTGCAATTTTGATGAATCACCCTTTTCTTTATATTCATTTTGAAGGGTTACGTGCCTATATTCAGCAAGATGAATTATTGGCAAAAGTTCTGGCTATTTTAAATCGTATTTTTGATGACTTACCGGATGATCAAGAGTTAGCAACTTATTATGTGCTTGGTGCTTGTAGTAGTTATTGTCATGAAATTGCCGATATTATGCAAAGAACCAATATACAGGCATTAACACAGGCGCCTGAAGTCGCTGACAAGTTAGCCAAAGAATATGCTTTAGGCCTAAAAGAAAGATATTTACGTCAAAAGCTTAAATCGCCAATTTCTCTGATTGAATCAAGAAATTTAAGACAGCAACTCAATGAGCTAACAAAACAAATTAGCTTAAGGCTGTTGTCTTAA
- the hemA gene encoding glutamyl-tRNA reductase: MSFFALGVNHQTASVELREKIAFNAERLSRLLAEQNHHQNLKDLVVVSTCNRTEVYAMAENAESLLKWLADVNNIDAQHLIHHVYRYENTQAITHLMRVASGLDSLMLGEPQILGQVKSALALSKEAQTVSPELNSVFEYAFYAAKRVRSETAVGSHAVSMGYAVAQLALQVFSKPEKLTVMVVAAGEMNSLVAKHLAEMGVAKIIICNRSRERADQLAQEISHQVEVEIIDFAALAENLYRADVVSSCTGSLYQVIAYPDVKAALKKRRYQQMLMVDLAVPRDIDPKVEALDGVYLYGVDDLQSVIDENLAQRRQAAVEAEVMVNQLATQLITHQKVKEAGSTIHAYRQHSEEVSQQELTHALEALHHGENAEQVLQQFAHRLTQKLMHPTSILLREAAKAENPDYLEWLQQHLQDVFDHERKPKH; this comes from the coding sequence ATGTCTTTCTTTGCATTGGGTGTCAACCATCAAACAGCTTCTGTCGAACTCCGCGAAAAAATTGCTTTCAATGCAGAGCGATTAAGTCGTTTGCTTGCCGAACAAAACCATCACCAAAACTTAAAGGATTTGGTGGTCGTTTCGACGTGTAACCGCACAGAAGTGTATGCCATGGCAGAAAATGCCGAAAGCCTTCTGAAATGGTTGGCTGATGTCAATAATATTGATGCACAGCACTTAATTCATCATGTTTATCGTTACGAGAACACGCAGGCAATTACACATTTAATGCGAGTAGCGAGTGGTCTTGACTCTCTCATGTTAGGTGAGCCGCAAATTTTAGGGCAGGTTAAAAGTGCTTTAGCATTGTCTAAAGAAGCTCAAACGGTCTCTCCTGAATTAAACAGTGTTTTTGAATATGCTTTTTATGCTGCTAAACGTGTACGTTCCGAAACGGCAGTGGGTAGTCATGCTGTTTCGATGGGGTATGCGGTTGCACAATTAGCTTTACAGGTTTTTAGTAAGCCCGAAAAACTTACTGTGATGGTTGTTGCTGCTGGTGAAATGAATAGTTTAGTTGCTAAACACTTGGCTGAAATGGGTGTCGCTAAAATTATTATTTGTAATCGTAGCCGTGAGCGTGCTGACCAATTGGCTCAAGAGATTTCACATCAAGTTGAAGTGGAAATTATTGATTTTGCAGCATTGGCTGAAAATTTGTATCGAGCCGATGTTGTGTCGAGTTGTACTGGTAGTTTATATCAGGTTATTGCTTATCCAGATGTTAAGGCTGCATTAAAGAAACGTCGCTATCAACAAATGCTAATGGTTGATTTAGCAGTGCCTCGTGATATAGATCCTAAAGTTGAAGCACTTGATGGTGTCTATTTGTATGGTGTTGATGATTTACAAAGCGTGATTGATGAAAACCTAGCTCAACGGCGTCAGGCCGCTGTTGAGGCAGAAGTCATGGTTAATCAGCTAGCTACCCAGCTTATTACTCATCAAAAGGTTAAAGAGGCTGGCAGCACAATTCATGCTTACCGCCAACATAGTGAAGAAGTTAGTCAACAAGAGCTTACGCATGCATTAGAGGCTTTGCATCACGGTGAAAATGCTGAACAAGTATTACAGCAATTCGCGCATCGTTTGACGCAAAAGCTTATGCATCCGACATCTATCTTGCTACGCGAAGCTGCCAAGGCAGAGAATCCTGATTATTTGGAATGGTTACAACAGCATTTACAGGACGTCTTTGATCATGAGCGTAAGCCAAAACATTAA
- a CDS encoding tetratricopeptide repeat protein has product MNSRINFNGASIRQYSTTFLLLGSMSSHVYARPVQETYAVHSFDQALEQTMVAEFALAYDDIPNALHNYTVLAIKSNSTSIKQRALDVALEYNDFQAALNIATHWVAQEPKDVPALFYLSHIALKTHEYQLAAETLDKILKIDPTADLEQILASIAPENAQDRDVLLTALRSSAEKDNPSILALIANLEAQNGQLESALTNINKALRRRPKVTSFILMKANLLIALSDQEGALKWYAKSSRKYKKNLDIRLAEIRYLIQLNQSQLALEKLENVIEANPKAEEALFIAGLTSIDLKQYDKAEQYLVDLRNSAKYQNEAYYYLAINAERKQHYETAKAYYRLVDGSLYVVSRRNLIAIYDKQENLHDALRFLTQERVNYPQHASFLYQAQAEILKKMGNKKAALNLLDEAIKNLPDDPELIYAEVLLLDPYTDRDKLDKTLKQLLQLEPNSPTYLNAYAYTLALQNRRLKEARQYAEQALEYAPEQASILDTLGYIAFLQNDYEAAADALGKAYELSHNINIGVRYAKALYMQGSLTQFSAVLQQLKQKHANDPQLQQLDALILPTSAKKS; this is encoded by the coding sequence ATGAATAGCCGTATTAATTTTAACGGTGCTTCGATAAGACAGTATTCTACCACATTCTTATTGTTAGGTAGCATGTCCTCGCATGTCTATGCACGTCCTGTGCAAGAGACCTATGCCGTGCATTCATTTGATCAGGCATTAGAGCAAACTATGGTCGCTGAATTTGCTCTGGCTTATGATGATATTCCTAATGCTTTGCACAATTACACAGTCCTCGCAATTAAAAGTAACTCTACTTCAATTAAACAGCGGGCTTTAGACGTTGCTCTTGAATATAATGATTTTCAAGCTGCTTTAAACATTGCTACACATTGGGTCGCCCAAGAACCCAAAGATGTACCTGCTTTATTTTATTTGTCACATATTGCTTTAAAAACACATGAATACCAGCTTGCCGCTGAAACATTAGATAAAATTTTAAAAATAGATCCAACTGCTGATTTAGAACAAATTTTAGCGAGTATTGCCCCAGAAAATGCTCAAGATCGAGATGTATTATTAACAGCTTTACGTTCTAGTGCAGAAAAAGACAACCCTTCTATTTTAGCGCTCATCGCCAACTTAGAAGCCCAAAATGGCCAATTAGAATCTGCTCTAACCAACATTAACAAAGCATTACGCCGACGTCCTAAAGTGACGAGTTTTATTTTAATGAAAGCAAACCTACTCATTGCTCTTAGCGATCAAGAAGGTGCGCTTAAATGGTATGCAAAATCCAGCCGTAAATATAAGAAAAATTTAGACATTCGTTTAGCAGAAATCCGCTATCTTATACAACTCAATCAATCTCAACTCGCTTTAGAAAAGCTCGAAAACGTTATAGAAGCTAACCCTAAAGCTGAAGAGGCATTGTTTATTGCAGGCTTAACCAGTATTGATTTAAAGCAATATGACAAAGCAGAACAATACCTTGTTGACCTAAGAAACTCTGCAAAATATCAAAATGAAGCCTATTACTATTTAGCCATTAATGCAGAACGCAAACAGCATTATGAAACTGCAAAAGCTTACTATCGTTTAGTTGATGGCAGCTTATACGTCGTTTCTAGACGCAATCTGATTGCAATATATGATAAGCAAGAAAATTTACATGATGCTTTACGGTTCCTCACTCAAGAACGCGTAAATTACCCCCAACATGCAAGTTTCTTATATCAAGCTCAAGCTGAAATCTTAAAGAAAATGGGCAATAAAAAAGCTGCATTAAATTTATTAGATGAGGCGATAAAGAATTTACCGGATGATCCGGAACTCATTTACGCAGAAGTTTTATTACTTGATCCATATACTGACCGAGATAAACTCGACAAAACCTTAAAACAATTATTACAACTTGAGCCTAACAGTCCAACTTACCTTAATGCATATGCCTATACACTAGCCCTGCAAAACCGTAGGTTAAAAGAAGCACGTCAATATGCAGAGCAAGCTTTGGAATATGCGCCAGAACAAGCCTCAATTCTTGATACGCTTGGTTATATTGCATTTTTACAGAATGATTATGAAGCTGCGGCAGATGCTTTAGGCAAAGCTTATGAACTTAGCCACAATATAAACATTGGCGTTCGTTATGCTAAAGCATTGTATATGCAAGGATCATTAACTCAATTTAGCGCTGTGTTACAACAACTGAAACAAAAACATGCCAATGATCCACAATTACAACAGCTTGATGCGTTAATTTTACCTACATCTGCAAAAAAGAGTTAA
- the lolB gene encoding lipoprotein insertase outer membrane protein LolB — MSKFAQLCTAICGSSVLFLTGCQHFTQPKPAVTQQIQDEKHFNLQGKIGVRTPQQTGSAFFTWVQQQDNFDIELSGILGVGKTQIQGKPGEVKLNSAKTGLITATSPEELLERATGWQAPITHLTSWILAKPATLSAQISKDNENRVNQLIEDGWTVNFSYDGEQTLPNKLVLKQALAEDKENRITMVIQNR, encoded by the coding sequence ATGAGCAAATTTGCCCAACTGTGCACAGCGATCTGTGGGTCAAGTGTATTATTTCTAACCGGTTGTCAGCATTTTACTCAACCTAAACCAGCGGTTACCCAGCAAATTCAAGATGAAAAGCACTTTAATTTACAAGGTAAGATCGGGGTTCGCACACCACAACAAACAGGTAGTGCTTTTTTCACGTGGGTTCAACAACAAGATAATTTTGATATTGAATTAAGCGGTATTTTAGGTGTAGGAAAAACTCAAATTCAGGGTAAACCTGGTGAAGTGAAGCTAAATAGTGCAAAAACTGGATTAATTACGGCAACCTCTCCAGAAGAACTTTTAGAGCGTGCAACTGGTTGGCAAGCACCAATCACTCATTTAACGAGCTGGATTTTGGCCAAACCCGCAACTCTAAGTGCTCAAATCAGTAAAGATAATGAAAATCGTGTCAACCAGCTTATTGAAGATGGCTGGACAGTTAATTTCAGCTATGATGGCGAACAAACTTTGCCAAACAAACTGGTTTTAAAGCAAGCTCTTGCTGAAGATAAAGAAAACCGTATTACAATGGTCATCCAAAACCGCTAA